One part of the Arthrobacter tumbae genome encodes these proteins:
- a CDS encoding phage holin family protein: MDSSTSTRVNRAGGTPSVIGLIRLLLRLTPRQLGDEVSLAREQLKQKGITAGIAAAFFVVALLFVAFLVVALIVAAIMGLATVMPPWLAALCFAALFLIIAAIAGLMGLTRFKKALPLLPEDAIRGVKYDIGVLKEGRRFNPATLDVKKPKEEKKPKHKETGESKPPAPSYAELRSRSGRRRDHIAETRDDLGRGLDFKSQVNRTTSRARTAAAQAKSSAVHAREAQRTRSGSTGVDHASASHTPARHNQTLADRWKPLSVVAASAAAIAVMVRRLVAK, encoded by the coding sequence ATGGACAGCTCGACCAGCACGAGGGTGAACCGGGCCGGCGGCACGCCGTCGGTGATCGGCTTGATCAGATTGCTGCTGCGGCTGACCCCGCGCCAGTTGGGCGACGAAGTCTCGCTTGCCCGCGAACAGCTCAAACAGAAGGGCATCACGGCCGGCATCGCTGCGGCGTTCTTCGTCGTGGCGTTATTGTTCGTGGCTTTCCTTGTCGTAGCCCTTATCGTTGCGGCGATCATGGGCCTCGCTACGGTCATGCCGCCCTGGCTGGCCGCGCTCTGCTTTGCTGCACTGTTCCTCATCATCGCCGCCATTGCAGGGCTGATGGGCCTCACCCGCTTCAAGAAGGCGCTGCCGCTCCTGCCCGAAGACGCCATCCGCGGCGTCAAGTATGACATCGGTGTGCTCAAGGAAGGGCGCAGGTTCAACCCGGCGACGCTCGACGTCAAGAAGCCCAAGGAAGAAAAGAAGCCCAAGCACAAGGAAACCGGAGAGTCCAAGCCGCCTGCGCCGTCGTACGCTGAGCTCCGCAGCCGCTCGGGGCGCCGCCGCGACCACATTGCAGAGACCAGGGATGATCTCGGCCGCGGCCTGGACTTCAAGTCCCAGGTCAACCGCACCACGTCACGGGCGCGCACCGCCGCCGCCCAGGCCAAGTCCTCGGCAGTCCATGCCCGGGAGGCGCAGCGCACCCGCAGCGGATCAACGGGGGTGGACCATGCTTCGGCGTCGCATACGCCTGCACGCCACAACCAGACGCTCGCTGACCGCTGGAAGCCGCTCAGCGTCGTTGCTGCTTCTGCCGCTGCAATCGCTGTCATGGTGCGACGCCTCGTCGCCAAGTAG
- a CDS encoding CDP-alcohol phosphatidyltransferase family protein translates to MIRLIGAGGKPGQAAAELDTFWTVPNIITVVRFLGVPLFVMFIVRQEYAAAVITLVLLGSTDWIDGYIARRFGQVSSVGKWLDPVADRTALIVVAVTFVVDGVAPIWLVWAIVIPDAVLITNVLILFRGRLRLPVSTIGKIRTALLLVGSPLLLLQRVDGFDQMWLEVTANVLLILGCIGHLIAFYGYFTASHRVYRLERSA, encoded by the coding sequence GTGATCAGACTTATTGGCGCCGGGGGAAAGCCTGGGCAGGCCGCTGCCGAATTGGACACGTTCTGGACCGTACCGAACATCATCACCGTTGTCCGGTTCCTGGGGGTCCCGCTGTTCGTGATGTTCATTGTCCGGCAGGAGTATGCCGCCGCTGTCATCACCCTCGTGCTGCTCGGATCAACTGACTGGATCGACGGCTACATCGCCCGCAGGTTCGGCCAGGTCTCCTCGGTCGGTAAGTGGCTCGATCCCGTGGCGGACCGGACCGCGCTGATTGTGGTTGCCGTGACCTTCGTGGTGGATGGAGTCGCGCCCATCTGGCTCGTGTGGGCCATCGTGATTCCGGATGCAGTCCTGATCACCAACGTCCTGATTCTCTTTCGCGGACGGTTACGTCTGCCCGTTTCGACCATCGGCAAGATCAGGACCGCACTGCTGTTGGTGGGGTCCCCCCTCCTGCTCCTGCAGCGTGTGGATGGCTTCGACCAGATGTGGCTTGAGGTCACCGCCAATGTGCTGCTGATCCTCGGCTGCATCGGCCATCTCATTGCGTTCTACGGCTACTTCACCGCGTCCCACCGTGTGTACCGCCTGGAGCGCTCCGCATGA
- a CDS encoding DMT family transporter, whose amino-acid sequence MAWVAVLLALLGACFLAVGAQRQGSAVRSNTGGLSLNSTGFVRLLRNPRWILGLILLGAGIVCNVIALSLASLTVVQPIGAIALVITTIVNSRDQGVRINRPTVVAISACVAGSALFVLLALNVTRKDNVVLPDQELTAVLLLSIAVALFGTLAVVFKRRLSAFAYILGAGVLFGFVAVLTKIIATHLLDPNGRFFLNVPVYSVIAIIAAAGLGSWFVQSAYATGPPDLVIAGLTVIDPIVGIAVGIAVLGELQPNVESVIAIAMGAAAIVAIVGVIALSRHHPDVVKRQKEARRR is encoded by the coding sequence ATGGCCTGGGTAGCAGTACTCCTGGCGCTGCTCGGCGCCTGCTTCCTTGCTGTCGGCGCCCAGCGCCAGGGCAGTGCAGTACGTTCGAACACCGGCGGACTGTCCCTCAATTCGACGGGGTTCGTTCGTTTGTTGCGCAACCCGCGCTGGATCCTCGGCCTGATCCTGCTCGGGGCCGGGATTGTGTGCAACGTCATCGCCCTCAGCCTGGCCAGCCTCACCGTTGTGCAGCCGATCGGCGCCATCGCGCTGGTCATCACCACCATCGTGAACTCCAGGGACCAGGGCGTGCGCATCAACCGTCCCACCGTCGTCGCAATCTCCGCCTGCGTGGCGGGCAGCGCGCTGTTCGTGCTGCTGGCCCTCAATGTCACGCGGAAGGACAACGTTGTTCTTCCGGACCAGGAACTGACCGCTGTCCTGCTGCTGAGCATCGCCGTCGCACTGTTCGGCACGCTCGCCGTCGTCTTCAAGCGCAGGCTCAGCGCCTTCGCCTACATCCTCGGCGCAGGCGTCCTCTTCGGCTTCGTTGCCGTGCTGACCAAGATCATCGCGACGCACCTGCTCGATCCAAACGGCCGGTTCTTCCTCAACGTCCCGGTCTACAGCGTGATTGCGATCATCGCGGCCGCGGGACTGGGCTCGTGGTTCGTCCAGAGCGCTTATGCCACCGGCCCGCCCGACCTCGTGATTGCCGGCCTTACCGTGATTGACCCCATAGTGGGAATTGCCGTCGGAATAGCGGTGCTGGGTGAACTCCAGCCGAACGTTGAATCGGTGATAGCAATTGCCATGGGAGCGGCCGCCATCGTTGCTATTGTTGGAGTGATAGCACTGTCGCGCCACCACCCGGATGTGGTCAAGCGCCAGAAAGAAGCACGACGGCGGTAA
- a CDS encoding glycosyltransferase, whose amino-acid sequence MTDTAADAPLTILIAADTYPPHVNGASMFGYRLAKGMKARGHNVHVLAPNTINGRSFTEPDGDWTVHRLRSHAVPTHEYWRICLPWEIKREIRMLFDRVKPDVVHIQCHYMVGEYALYEAVKRGIRVVATNHFMPENLNPFLPFPQWFKNIVAKNSWRDMGKVMGKADVVTTPTPLAAKAMHQHAFLRKVLPLSNGIDAAAYEARPGEQVERPGYPVVLFVGRLAEEKHVDVLIDAVAKTPSELDLHLEIVGGGEVKPALQAQVKKLGLQERVTFHGLIDDEELRQAYLRATVFCQPGTAELQSLVTLEAMSASTPVLLANAMALPHLVEDGANGYLFTPHDSAELGRRLTEIISMPEAERERMGKMSRSLVEKHSIEATLSTFEDLYFGRFHDTETV is encoded by the coding sequence GTGACCGATACGGCAGCAGATGCGCCGCTGACCATCCTTATCGCTGCGGACACCTACCCGCCGCACGTCAACGGTGCCTCCATGTTCGGCTACCGCCTGGCCAAGGGGATGAAGGCCCGCGGCCACAACGTTCATGTGCTGGCTCCGAATACGATCAACGGCAGAAGCTTCACCGAGCCGGACGGGGATTGGACGGTGCACCGCCTCCGCTCACACGCGGTTCCCACCCACGAATACTGGCGCATCTGCCTGCCGTGGGAAATCAAGCGCGAGATCAGGATGCTCTTCGACCGGGTGAAGCCCGACGTCGTCCACATCCAGTGCCACTACATGGTGGGCGAATACGCCCTGTATGAAGCTGTGAAACGCGGTATCCGCGTGGTCGCGACCAACCACTTCATGCCGGAGAACCTGAACCCCTTCCTGCCCTTCCCACAGTGGTTCAAGAACATCGTTGCGAAGAATTCCTGGCGCGACATGGGCAAGGTCATGGGGAAGGCTGACGTTGTCACCACGCCGACCCCCCTTGCGGCCAAGGCAATGCACCAGCATGCGTTCCTGCGCAAGGTGCTCCCGCTGTCGAACGGCATCGACGCCGCAGCGTATGAAGCCAGGCCCGGCGAGCAGGTGGAGCGTCCCGGTTACCCGGTCGTCCTGTTCGTGGGGCGCCTTGCCGAGGAGAAGCACGTGGACGTGCTCATTGATGCAGTCGCGAAGACCCCCAGCGAACTGGACCTGCACTTGGAGATCGTTGGCGGGGGAGAAGTGAAGCCCGCCCTGCAGGCTCAAGTCAAGAAACTGGGGCTTCAGGAGCGCGTCACGTTCCACGGGCTCATCGATGATGAGGAACTCCGCCAGGCGTACCTGCGGGCCACTGTTTTCTGCCAGCCGGGTACGGCCGAACTGCAGTCACTGGTTACGCTCGAGGCGATGTCCGCCTCCACCCCGGTGCTGCTGGCCAACGCCATGGCTCTGCCGCACCTGGTGGAAGACGGCGCGAACGGCTATTTGTTCACTCCCCATGACAGCGCTGAACTGGGCCGCCGGCTCACGGAAATCATCTCCATGCCGGAGGCTGAGCGGGAGCGGATGGGGAAGATGAGCCGCTCCCTGGTTGAAAAACACAGCATCGAAGCGACGCTGTCCACGTTCGAGGATCTTTATTTCGGCAGGTTTCACGACACCGAAACTGTCTAG
- a CDS encoding acyl-CoA dehydrogenase family protein has product MGAPAIDADNLPYADGDFYFFEQLLDPKERTRLLEVREWLAAEIRPHAAHWWNVGAFPTELIPRIAELDIVSPVKRLGYSNLFAGLLHAEFTRADTSIATFMGVHDGLFTGSIETLASPDQQAEWLPDIYAMKKIGAFGLTEPLGGSDVAGGTRTTAERNGDGWVLNGAKRWIGNATFSDWVVIFARDVADNQVKGFMVDTSLPGYKATKIENKTALRTVENADIVLDGLQISDDYRLAGANSFKDTNKVLRITRLSVAWQAVGQQLAAFDVARRYAVERQQFGRPLASFQLIQQQLVEMLGNTVSSLGMMVRLAQLADDGGARDEQSALAKAFTTARMRETVALGRSIFGGNGIVTDYEMAKIFADAEAVYSYEGTYEINSLVTGRAITGIAAFV; this is encoded by the coding sequence ATGGGTGCACCCGCAATCGACGCTGATAACCTGCCGTACGCCGACGGCGACTTCTACTTCTTCGAGCAGCTGCTCGACCCGAAAGAGCGTACCCGGCTCCTTGAAGTCAGGGAATGGTTGGCCGCGGAAATCCGGCCGCACGCAGCGCACTGGTGGAACGTCGGAGCTTTTCCCACCGAACTGATCCCGCGGATCGCTGAGCTGGACATTGTGTCTCCGGTGAAACGGTTGGGGTACTCCAATCTCTTCGCTGGCCTGCTGCATGCTGAATTCACCAGGGCCGACACCTCCATTGCAACGTTCATGGGTGTCCACGACGGCCTGTTCACCGGCTCCATCGAGACGCTCGCCTCGCCGGACCAGCAGGCGGAATGGCTTCCCGACATCTATGCCATGAAGAAGATCGGGGCCTTCGGCCTCACGGAGCCGCTCGGCGGTTCCGATGTCGCCGGCGGCACGCGTACAACCGCTGAGCGCAACGGCGACGGATGGGTCCTCAACGGCGCAAAACGCTGGATCGGGAACGCGACCTTCTCCGACTGGGTGGTCATCTTTGCCCGCGATGTCGCGGACAACCAGGTCAAGGGGTTCATGGTTGACACCTCGCTGCCCGGTTACAAGGCCACCAAGATCGAAAACAAGACCGCCCTGCGCACCGTCGAGAACGCCGACATTGTGCTCGACGGCCTCCAGATCAGCGACGACTACCGGCTCGCCGGTGCCAACAGTTTCAAGGACACCAACAAGGTCCTGCGCATCACGCGCTTGTCGGTGGCATGGCAGGCTGTAGGGCAACAGCTGGCAGCCTTCGATGTTGCCCGGCGGTATGCCGTGGAACGCCAGCAGTTTGGCCGCCCGCTGGCATCCTTCCAGCTCATTCAGCAGCAGCTGGTCGAGATGCTGGGAAATACCGTCAGTTCCCTGGGCATGATGGTGCGCCTTGCGCAATTGGCCGACGACGGCGGCGCGCGGGATGAGCAGTCCGCCCTCGCCAAGGCGTTCACTACTGCCCGAATGCGGGAAACGGTCGCCCTGGGCCGCAGCATTTTCGGCGGAAACGGCATAGTCACCGACTACGAGATGGCCAAAATCTTTGCCGATGCCGAAGCCGTCTATTCCTATGAGGGCACGTACGAGATCAACTCGCTGGTCACCGGTCGGGCGATCACGGGAATCGCTGCGTTCGTCTAA
- a CDS encoding murein hydrolase activator EnvC family protein has translation MATFANPLRSLTGIAVTIGLLLSPGTAPGLSNPETPWDWPLSGAPSVLRHFDRPPEPWMAGHRGVDLSASDGAVLSPAEGMVVFVGTVVDRPVLTIDHGGGLLSSFEPVTASVAEGDRVTAGQEVGRISSEPHCPSLCVHWGVREGGEYVNPLPFVSDRRPSVLLPLADP, from the coding sequence GTGGCTACCTTCGCGAATCCGCTCCGGTCCCTGACGGGCATCGCCGTCACCATCGGGCTGCTGCTCTCCCCCGGGACGGCACCTGGTCTCTCAAACCCGGAAACTCCCTGGGACTGGCCGCTCAGCGGGGCGCCTTCAGTACTACGGCACTTCGACCGGCCGCCGGAACCCTGGATGGCGGGGCACCGCGGCGTTGACCTCAGTGCGTCTGACGGTGCAGTGCTCAGCCCGGCGGAGGGCATGGTGGTGTTCGTCGGCACCGTGGTGGACCGGCCGGTGCTGACCATCGACCATGGCGGAGGGCTACTGTCCAGCTTCGAACCGGTCACAGCCTCGGTTGCGGAGGGAGATAGGGTAACGGCAGGGCAGGAGGTAGGCCGTATCAGCTCTGAACCCCACTGCCCTTCCCTGTGCGTGCACTGGGGTGTGCGGGAGGGCGGGGAGTACGTCAATCCGCTTCCGTTCGTCTCGGACCGGCGGCCGTCCGTCCTGTTGCCGCTGGCCGATCCTTAG
- the rpsB gene encoding 30S ribosomal protein S2, giving the protein MPVVTMRQLLDSGVHFGHQTRRWNPKMKRFIFTERNGIYIIDLQQSLSYIDRAYEFIKATVAHGGTVLFVGTKKQAQEAIAEQATRVGQPYVNQRWLGGMLTNFQTVSKRIQRMKELEEINFEDVAGSGHTKKELLLLRRELTKLETNLGGIRNLTKAPSIVWVVDTKKEHLAIDEAKKLNIPVVAILDTNCDPDEVDFPIPGNDDAIRAVNLLTRVVADAVAEGLIARNNRASGNDTAAAEEPLAEWERELLEGSAAPAESAPAAEAPAEEAPAAAEAPAEEAPVAEAPVAEAPAEEAPAADVPAEEAANGESK; this is encoded by the coding sequence ATGCCAGTCGTTACCATGCGCCAGCTGCTCGACAGCGGCGTCCACTTCGGCCACCAGACCCGTCGCTGGAACCCGAAGATGAAGCGCTTTATCTTCACGGAGCGCAACGGAATCTACATCATTGACCTCCAGCAGTCGCTGTCCTACATCGACCGCGCCTACGAGTTCATCAAGGCCACCGTCGCCCACGGCGGCACCGTACTGTTCGTCGGAACCAAGAAGCAGGCACAGGAAGCAATTGCCGAGCAGGCAACCCGTGTTGGTCAGCCGTACGTCAACCAGCGTTGGCTCGGCGGCATGCTCACCAACTTCCAGACGGTATCCAAGCGCATCCAGCGCATGAAGGAACTCGAGGAGATCAACTTCGAGGATGTCGCCGGTTCCGGCCACACCAAGAAGGAACTTCTCCTGCTGCGCCGCGAGCTGACCAAGCTTGAAACCAACCTGGGCGGCATCCGCAACCTCACGAAGGCTCCGTCCATCGTGTGGGTTGTCGACACCAAGAAGGAACACCTCGCAATCGACGAGGCGAAGAAGCTCAACATCCCGGTTGTCGCCATCCTCGACACCAACTGCGATCCTGATGAAGTCGACTTCCCGATTCCGGGTAACGACGACGCCATCCGCGCAGTCAACCTGCTGACCCGCGTCGTCGCGGACGCCGTTGCCGAGGGTCTCATCGCCCGCAACAACAGGGCCTCCGGCAATGACACTGCCGCAGCAGAAGAGCCGCTCGCCGAGTGGGAGCGTGAGCTGCTTGAGGGTAGCGCCGCACCTGCAGAGAGTGCCCCCGCCGCAGAAGCACCGGCTGAGGAAGCACCGGCAGCAGCTGAGGCTCCCGCTGAGGAAGCGCCCGTAGCTGAGGCTCCCGTAGCAGAAGCTCCCGCTGAGGAAGCCCCCGCAGCCGACGTTCCTGCTGAGGAAGCCGCGAACGGCGAAAGCAAGTAG
- the tsf gene encoding translation elongation factor Ts: MANYTAADIKALRERTGAGMMDVKKALDEANGDADKAMELIRIKGLKGATKREGRSTAEGLVAARVEGNVGVMVEVNCETDFVAKAGPFIGFADKVLAAAFESGASDVESLLAHTLDGKPVSEHVIEAGALLGEKVDIRRVARVEGAIVDAYLHKTSKDLPAQVGVLFAVEGSGDGAAEAAHDVAVHIAAYSPTYLTREDVPAELVETERRIADETARAEGKPEAALTKIVEGRLTGFFKEGVLVDQAFAKDAKKSVAQVLKEAGVEPKKFARFRVGA, from the coding sequence ATGGCAAACTACACTGCCGCTGACATCAAGGCTCTCCGCGAGCGGACCGGCGCCGGAATGATGGACGTGAAGAAGGCTCTCGACGAGGCCAACGGCGATGCCGACAAGGCCATGGAGCTCATCCGCATCAAGGGCCTGAAGGGCGCCACCAAGCGCGAAGGCCGTTCGACAGCTGAAGGCCTGGTGGCCGCAAGAGTCGAAGGCAACGTCGGCGTCATGGTCGAGGTCAACTGCGAAACCGACTTCGTCGCCAAGGCCGGCCCCTTCATCGGGTTCGCCGACAAGGTGCTCGCTGCGGCCTTCGAATCCGGCGCGTCCGACGTTGAGTCGCTGCTTGCCCATACGCTTGACGGCAAGCCCGTATCCGAGCATGTCATTGAAGCCGGCGCGCTGCTCGGTGAGAAGGTCGACATCCGTCGCGTTGCACGCGTCGAGGGCGCCATCGTCGATGCCTACCTGCACAAGACGTCCAAGGACCTCCCTGCACAGGTGGGCGTGCTCTTCGCCGTTGAAGGCAGCGGAGACGGCGCGGCTGAGGCTGCGCATGACGTCGCCGTCCACATTGCCGCCTACTCGCCGACGTACCTCACCCGTGAGGACGTACCGGCAGAGCTGGTCGAGACCGAACGTCGTATCGCGGATGAGACCGCACGTGCCGAAGGCAAGCCCGAGGCCGCCCTCACCAAGATCGTCGAAGGTCGCCTGACCGGCTTCTTCAAGGAGGGCGTGCTGGTTGACCAGGCGTTCGCCAAGGATGCCAAGAAGTCAGTGGCACAGGTACTGAAGGAAGCCGGAGTGGAGCCGAAGAAGTTCGCTCGTTTCCGGGTGGGTGCCTGA
- the pyrH gene encoding UMP kinase produces MEKYDKAGHSGSPRRRVLLKLSGEVFGGGKLGVDPDMVRGIAKQIAATIGEVEVAIVVGGGNFFRGAELSQSGMDRSRADYMGMLGTVMNCLALQDFLEQAGVETRVQSAITMGQVAEAYIPRRAIRHLEKSRVVIFGAGAGLPYFSTDTVAAQRALEVRADVVLMAKSGVDGVYTADPRKDPSAQKLDALSYDDALRQDIRVMDQTAMTMCKDNNLSMVVFGMEGEGNVTSAIMGERIGTVVTA; encoded by the coding sequence ATGGAGAAATACGACAAGGCCGGTCACAGCGGATCACCGAGGCGGCGCGTGCTGTTGAAGCTCTCCGGAGAGGTCTTCGGCGGCGGCAAGCTCGGTGTGGACCCTGACATGGTGCGCGGTATAGCCAAGCAGATTGCCGCGACAATCGGCGAAGTAGAAGTCGCCATTGTGGTGGGCGGAGGCAACTTCTTCCGTGGTGCCGAGCTCTCGCAGAGCGGGATGGACCGCTCGCGTGCAGACTACATGGGCATGCTCGGAACCGTCATGAACTGCCTTGCGCTGCAGGATTTCCTGGAGCAGGCCGGCGTTGAAACCCGGGTGCAGAGTGCAATAACCATGGGCCAGGTCGCTGAGGCCTACATTCCCCGCCGGGCGATCCGCCACCTGGAGAAGAGCAGGGTCGTCATCTTCGGCGCAGGCGCGGGCCTGCCCTATTTCTCCACCGATACAGTGGCCGCCCAGCGTGCGCTGGAAGTCCGAGCCGACGTCGTCCTGATGGCCAAGAGCGGCGTGGACGGTGTCTACACAGCTGACCCGCGCAAGGACCCGAGCGCGCAGAAGCTTGATGCCCTGTCTTATGATGACGCGCTGCGGCAGGACATCCGCGTGATGGACCAGACGGCCATGACCATGTGCAAGGACAACAACCTTTCCATGGTGGTCTTCGGCATGGAGGGCGAGGGCAACGTCACCAGCGCGATCATGGGTGAGCGGATAGGCACGGTCGTCACAGCCTGA
- the frr gene encoding ribosome recycling factor yields the protein MIEETMSEATDRMDKAVEAAKEDFATIRTGRANPSLFSKVIVNYYGSPTPLQQLASFQNPEARTLLITPFDRSALSEIEKALRDSDLGANPSNDGNVIRVVLPELTEERRKEYVKLVRGKAEDAKIQIRNIRRKAKDGIDKAVKDGDAGEDDGARAEKDLDARTKSHTDTIDDMLKRKETELLEV from the coding sequence GTGATCGAAGAGACCATGTCAGAGGCAACCGACCGCATGGACAAGGCAGTCGAGGCCGCGAAAGAAGACTTCGCGACCATACGCACCGGCCGTGCCAACCCGTCCCTGTTTTCGAAGGTCATCGTGAACTACTACGGCTCGCCGACACCGCTGCAGCAGTTGGCGTCCTTTCAGAATCCGGAAGCGCGCACGCTGCTCATCACGCCGTTCGACCGCTCCGCTCTCTCCGAGATCGAGAAGGCCCTGCGTGACTCGGACCTTGGCGCCAACCCGTCCAATGACGGCAACGTCATCCGCGTGGTCCTTCCCGAACTGACCGAGGAACGGCGCAAAGAATACGTCAAGCTGGTGCGCGGCAAAGCGGAAGACGCCAAGATCCAGATCCGGAACATCCGCCGCAAAGCCAAGGACGGCATCGACAAGGCCGTGAAGGACGGCGACGCCGGCGAGGACGACGGCGCCCGCGCCGAGAAGGACCTCGACGCACGGACGAAGTCCCACACCGACACGATCGACGACATGCTCAAGCGCAAGGAAACCGAGCTGCTCGAAGTCTGA
- a CDS encoding phosphatidate cytidylyltransferase: MFKRRPPRAKSGEPSRAGRNLPAAIGVGLALLVSLLVGMLFLPLAFVALTTMIGVVGVWEVGRALEVRQIKVPTVPVLAAGVALPFAAYLGGPEALAFATVVSVTAVALWRCLDPAPDAARSIMAGTFVLLWVPFLLSFAMLLLQEPSGPIKVATLLLLVVANDTFGYLVGAFFGKHAMAPRISPKKSWEGFGGSIGGAMVVGVLAVVFLLDRPWWVGICLAVAVVAAATAGDLAESMIKRELGVKDMSSILPGHGGVMDRLDSIVFASPVAFLLSVTLVPGTL; encoded by the coding sequence ATGTTCAAGCGCCGCCCGCCGCGTGCCAAGTCCGGCGAGCCCTCACGTGCGGGGCGGAACCTCCCTGCGGCTATCGGGGTCGGCCTGGCGCTTCTGGTTTCGCTGTTGGTGGGAATGCTGTTCCTGCCCCTGGCCTTCGTGGCACTCACCACGATGATCGGCGTCGTCGGCGTCTGGGAAGTCGGCAGGGCGCTGGAGGTCCGCCAGATCAAGGTCCCCACCGTACCGGTATTGGCTGCCGGCGTGGCGCTGCCATTCGCCGCTTACCTCGGTGGTCCTGAAGCGCTGGCGTTTGCGACGGTGGTCTCAGTGACCGCGGTGGCGCTGTGGCGCTGCCTGGACCCTGCACCCGACGCCGCGCGAAGCATCATGGCAGGAACGTTCGTCCTCCTCTGGGTGCCGTTCCTCCTCAGTTTCGCGATGCTGCTGCTGCAGGAGCCCTCGGGTCCGATCAAGGTGGCAACGCTGCTGCTGCTCGTGGTTGCCAATGACACCTTCGGCTACCTGGTCGGCGCTTTCTTCGGCAAGCATGCAATGGCACCCCGGATCAGCCCGAAGAAATCCTGGGAAGGCTTCGGCGGGTCCATCGGCGGAGCAATGGTGGTCGGCGTCCTCGCGGTGGTTTTCCTGCTGGACAGGCCCTGGTGGGTCGGTATCTGCCTCGCGGTTGCAGTGGTTGCCGCAGCTACCGCCGGAGACCTCGCCGAGTCGATGATCAAGCGCGAGCTCGGAGTCAAGGACATGAGTAGCATCCTCCCCGGACACGGTGGTGTGATGGACCGGCTCGACTCGATTGTTTTTGCTTCGCCGGTGGCGTTCCTGCTGTCCGTTACATTGGTACCCGGGACCCTATAG
- a CDS encoding DivIVA domain-containing protein has translation MMKEKRTTMDGARNGSSPFARVGRREFGYKAKQVDRFLTRARTFYNSDGTDGEPVTSSEVRTTAFDPARGGYEPRAVDAALDRLEDVFAQRERDTLIASNGEQAWLMRIGRTSAVLRSRLHRPPGERFRRPSRKGTTSYDIDDVDALCNELLGYFEKDMPLSVDVVRRAVFREALGQDGYEETQVDAFLDRVVELMAAID, from the coding sequence ATGATGAAAGAGAAACGCACAACTATGGATGGAGCACGCAACGGCAGTTCGCCGTTCGCCCGTGTCGGCCGCCGCGAATTCGGCTATAAGGCAAAGCAGGTCGACAGGTTCCTGACCCGTGCACGCACCTTCTACAACTCCGACGGCACAGACGGAGAACCCGTGACCAGTTCCGAGGTGCGCACCACAGCCTTCGATCCTGCCCGGGGCGGGTATGAGCCGCGGGCGGTCGATGCCGCCCTCGACCGGCTTGAAGACGTCTTCGCGCAGCGGGAGCGGGACACCCTGATCGCGTCGAACGGCGAACAGGCCTGGCTCATGCGGATCGGGCGCACGTCCGCCGTCCTTCGGAGCAGGCTGCACCGGCCGCCGGGGGAGCGGTTCCGGCGTCCCTCCCGGAAGGGCACAACCAGCTACGACATCGATGACGTGGATGCCCTCTGCAACGAGCTGCTCGGGTACTTCGAGAAAGACATGCCGCTCAGCGTAGACGTGGTCCGCAGGGCGGTATTCCGTGAAGCTCTCGGCCAGGACGGCTACGAGGAGACCCAGGTGGACGCATTCCTCGACCGCGTGGTTGAACTCATGGCGGCTATCGACTAG